The proteins below are encoded in one region of Juglans microcarpa x Juglans regia isolate MS1-56 chromosome 4D, Jm3101_v1.0, whole genome shotgun sequence:
- the LOC121259547 gene encoding uncharacterized protein LOC121259547: MAASSELHGVHQPIRSISLPSRLHPCSVRLESIRDRLKSCQISSSSTTIPFKTETIQPSLAGLAELFSCLEEVIHSPLTQQALLRHENGKLVEEVLDGSLTLLDTCDTSRNIVYTMKEHVQSLQSALRRKGVDSRIESDIHAYMRFRKNVKKDIAKCLKASKRMGNTVDSAPVLLHFDHHLSMVVRVLKEASAISLSIFQSLLLFLSVPRMKTDGRCSLTSRLKCLRFLPSEKEQKIINVAGCVDLALSSLHGHLRHNDDAKADVQLAQRKLETLHLSLDDIEDGLDCIFRSLVRNRVSFLNILAH; the protein is encoded by the coding sequence ATGGCAGCCTCATCTGAACTGCATGGTGTGCATCAGCCTATTAGGTCAATTAGCTTGCCCTCTAGACTACACCCTTGTTCTGTTAGACTCGAATCAATACGAGACCGCCTAAAGTCCTGTCAAATTTCGTCATCTTCAACGACGATCCCATTCAAAACTGAGACTATTCAACCTAGTCTAGCTGGCCTTGCTGAGTTGTTTAGTTGTCTGGAGGAAGTCATTCACTCTCCTCTCACTCAACAAGCTCTTCTGCGCCATGAAAATGGAAAGTTGGTGGAAGAAGTTCTAGACGGTTCACTCACATTGCTGGACACATGCGACACCTCAAGGAATATTGTCTATACAATGAAGGAACATGTCCAATCCCTGCAGTCGGCTTTACGTAGAAAGGGTGTAGATTCAAGAATTGAAAGTGACATTCATGCTTACATGCGCTTTAGAAAGAACGTGAAAAAGGACATTGCTAAGTGCCTTAAAGCATCGAAGCGAATGGGAAACACAGTTGATTCCGCTCCAGTACTCTTACATTTTGATCACCATCTATCAATGGTGGTCAGAGTTCTAAAAGAGGCAAGCGCAATCTCCCTCTCCATTTTCCAATCTCTTTTACTGTTCCTGTCCGTTCCCAGGATGAAGACAGATGGACGGTGTTCGTTGACTTCAAGATTAAAGTGCCTGAGATTCTTGCCTTCCGAGAAAGAACAGAAGATTATCAATGTGGCGGGATGTGTTGACCTTGCTCTTTCTTCCCTCCATGGGCATCTAAGACATAATGATGACGCCAAGGCTGACGTTCAACTAGCGCAAAGGAAGTTGGAGACACTCCATCTTAGTCTTGACGACATTGAGGACGGATTAGATTGTATATTTAGGAGTTTAGTCCGAAATAGAGTGTCTTTCTTGAACATCCTTGCTCATTAA
- the LOC121261434 gene encoding LOW QUALITY PROTEIN: uncharacterized protein LOC121261434 (The sequence of the model RefSeq protein was modified relative to this genomic sequence to represent the inferred CDS: inserted 1 base in 1 codon) — MAGKYHVRSISLPSISHPCTLRLEEELNKLRIWEATSPSTSESISHGLVGLYDLYNCMDDLLKMTSTQQVLFQHQHEKYVEELLDGSVRLLDIYGITRXATLQIRELVQALQSALRRRKGDSSIESSINNYTCFRKKMKKDAKKLITALKQMENKFGASPALDLDHPLSVVIRVLGQVCAMNVSIFQSLLLFLATPVSKPKPTGWSLVSKMMHKGAIACEEKQEKVSQMQVVDAAVGTLRRDASSKESDAEKTQSAHRRLEVLVISIEDLENGLECVFRRLIKTRASLLNIISQ; from the exons ATGGCTGGTAAATATCATGTTCGATCTATTAGCTTGCCTTCCATATCTCATCCCTGCACTCTCAGACTCGAGGAAGAGCTGAACAAGCTCAGAATATGGGAGGCAACATCTCCATCAACATCCGAGTCGATTTCACATGGTCTTGTTGGTCTATACGATTTGTACAATTGCATGGATGATCTTCTCAAAATGACATCGACCCAACAAGTCCTTTTCCAACATCAACATGAGAAATACGTCGAGGAATTGTTGGATGGATCTGTAAGGCTTTTGGATATCTATGGCATTACAA AGGCCACATTGCAAATTAGAGAACTCGTTCAAGCTCTTCAATCTGCACTCCGGAGAAGAAAGGGAGATTCAAGCATTGAAAGCAGCATCAACAACTACACTTGTTTcaggaagaaaatgaagaaggatGCCAAGAAACTGATCACTGCTTTAAAGCAAATGGAAAACAAATTTGGGGCATCACCTGCCTTGGATCTAGATCATCCCCTGTCTGTGGTGATTCGGGTTCTTGGACAAGTTTGTGCAATGAATGTTTCTATCTTTCAATCCCTCTTGCTCTTCTTGGCAACGCCAGTGTCAAAGCCAAAGCCAACTGGGTGGTCACTGGTCTCAAAGATGATGCACAAAGGTGCAATAGCATGCGAAGAGAAGCAAGAGAAAGTGAGTCAGATGCAAGTTGTTGATGCTGCAGTAGGCACCCTACGCAGAGATGCTTCGAGTAAAGAGTCTGATGCTGAGAAGACACAAAGTGCACACAGAAGGTTGGAGGTTTTGGTGATTAGCATTGAAGATTTGGAGAATGGTTTGGAGTGTGTGTTTAGGCGTTTGATCAAAACAAGAGCCTCTCTTCTGAACATAATTTCTCAATAG